In a single window of the Sediminicoccus sp. KRV36 genome:
- a CDS encoding LptA/OstA family protein, translating into MRLAQGILAGMLLAGGVAAQGIDMSQGGPVDITATNGIEWRQVEQVVIARGDARAVRDGTTVDAARLLARYRPQAAAGAPASAAPAPAAPGETPLNGGNEIWRMEAEGDVRISTATDIARGDRAVYDMDQSVLVLTGREVSYTTPQQVITARDSLEYWTQRRMAVGRGSALVVTQDGRRIAADTLVAYMLEDPAPTAGAAAATPASAPAGRPAARPGTEGAAGPPPGQGRIDRVELFGNVEIRTETEVIRGERGVYSAVTGLARVLGNVRITRGENHVAGREALVNMNTGVSRIISQPGQRVQGIITPQQGANPTEATRPAGQGSPR; encoded by the coding sequence ATGAGGCTCGCTCAGGGAATTCTGGCCGGCATGCTGCTGGCCGGCGGCGTGGCCGCCCAGGGCATCGACATGTCCCAGGGCGGGCCTGTGGATATCACCGCCACCAATGGCATCGAGTGGCGCCAGGTGGAGCAGGTGGTCATCGCGCGCGGCGATGCGCGGGCCGTGCGGGACGGCACCACGGTGGATGCGGCCCGGCTGCTGGCGCGCTACCGGCCGCAGGCAGCGGCGGGTGCGCCCGCCTCCGCTGCCCCCGCGCCTGCCGCCCCGGGGGAGACGCCGCTGAATGGCGGCAATGAAATCTGGCGGATGGAAGCGGAGGGCGATGTGCGCATCTCCACCGCCACCGACATCGCGCGCGGCGATCGCGCGGTCTATGACATGGACCAGTCCGTGCTGGTGCTGACCGGGCGGGAGGTCAGCTACACCACGCCGCAGCAGGTGATCACGGCGCGGGACAGCCTGGAATACTGGACACAGCGGCGCATGGCCGTGGGCCGGGGCTCGGCCCTGGTGGTGACGCAGGATGGCCGCCGCATCGCGGCGGATACGCTGGTCGCCTACATGCTGGAAGACCCGGCACCCACCGCGGGCGCCGCGGCGGCCACGCCCGCTTCCGCCCCCGCGGGCCGCCCGGCAGCCCGGCCCGGCACCGAGGGCGCTGCCGGCCCGCCGCCCGGCCAGGGCCGGATCGACCGGGTGGAGCTGTTCGGCAACGTCGAGATCCGCACGGAAACCGAGGTCATTCGCGGTGAGCGCGGTGTCTATTCGGCCGTGACCGGCCTCGCGCGGGTGCTGGGCAATGTGCGCATCACCCGGGGCGAGAATCACGTCGCGGGGCGGGAGGCGCTGGTCAACATGAATACCGGCGTCTCGCGCATCATTTCCCAGCCTGGCCAAAGGGTCCAGGGGATCATCACGCCCCAGCAAGGGGCCAATCCGACCGAGGCCACGCGCCCGGCCGGCCAAGGATCACCGCGATGA
- the lptB gene encoding LPS export ABC transporter ATP-binding protein: MNSQLGPIATAKPNLSTIDGSGGLVATGLGKRYKKRPVVRNVSISLKRGEAVGLLGPNGAGKTTTFYMITGLVQPEEGTVMMDGADVTRLPMYRRARLGLGYLPQEASIFRGLTVEQNITAALEVVEPQRERREQMLESLMAEFGISHLRRAPALALSGGERRRCEIARALATHPSYILLDEPLAGIDPIAVSEIRDLVKHLKNRGIGVLITDHNVRETLEIIDRAYIMHDGQVLMEGLPHEIVAHEGVRRVYLGEKFSL; encoded by the coding sequence ATGAATTCCCAACTCGGCCCGATCGCCACGGCCAAACCCAATCTCTCGACGATTGACGGCTCGGGCGGGCTCGTCGCCACCGGGTTGGGCAAGCGCTACAAGAAGCGCCCCGTGGTCCGCAACGTCTCCATTTCGCTCAAGCGGGGCGAGGCGGTAGGGCTGCTTGGCCCCAACGGCGCGGGCAAGACCACCACCTTCTACATGATCACCGGCCTCGTGCAGCCCGAGGAGGGCACGGTGATGATGGATGGGGCGGATGTGACGCGCCTGCCCATGTATCGCCGCGCGCGGCTTGGCCTCGGCTATCTGCCGCAGGAGGCGTCGATTTTCCGTGGCCTGACGGTGGAGCAGAACATCACCGCCGCCCTCGAGGTGGTGGAGCCGCAGCGCGAGCGGCGCGAGCAGATGCTGGAAAGCCTGATGGCGGAATTCGGCATCTCGCATCTGCGCCGCGCGCCGGCCCTGGCCCTTTCGGGCGGCGAGCGGCGGCGCTGCGAGATCGCCCGGGCACTGGCCACCCACCCCTCCTATATCCTGCTGGATGAGCCGCTGGCGGGCATTGACCCGATCGCCGTCTCGGAAATCCGCGATCTGGTGAAGCACCTCAAGAATCGCGGCATCGGCGTGCTCATCACCGACCACAATGTGCGTGAGACGCTGGAGATCATTGACCGCGCCTACATCATGCATGATGGCCAGGTGCTGATGGAGGGGCTGCCGCACGAGATCGTGGCGCATGAGGGCGTGCGCCGCGTGTATCTCGGCGAGAAGTTCAGTCTCTAA
- the rpoN gene encoding RNA polymerase factor sigma-54 codes for MALGPRLDLRHSQSLMMTPQLRQAIKLLQSSNLEVMAFVEEELERNPLLERDETRIAVAEAVAPQPDSAAIAGSDTLAVGDAAPLDADFSNVMDEGEAYQPSIGAGGRMDFSDDLSGIEAMAAAGPNLRERLAEQIRLNFDDGRDRLIGSALLAMLEPSGRLSLDAESLAARLGCAVAVVERVRRAMQRFEPTGMFCADLRECLMVQLQEAGRWDPYMERLLDHLPLLAKRDMRGLMEVCGVDAEDLAEMVAELRRLNPKPGAGGDDEPLNIIQPDVLMRANHEGGWVLELNPETLPRVLVNRGFAARCTVGMKDREQKSFLAEQLQSANWLVKSLEQRANTILKVASEIVRRQDGFFRHGVGHLRPLILRDVADEVEMHESTVSRVTANKYMATPRGMLELKYFFTTAIQGTAGGESVSAEAVRHRIRGMVQAETVETVLSDDAIVLRLREEGVDIARRTVAKYREAMRIPSSVQRKREKAVTA; via the coding sequence ATGGCGCTCGGACCGCGCCTGGATCTGCGCCATTCGCAGTCGCTGATGATGACGCCGCAGTTGCGGCAGGCCATCAAGCTGCTGCAATCCTCCAACCTCGAAGTCATGGCCTTCGTCGAGGAGGAGCTCGAGCGCAACCCGCTGCTGGAGCGCGACGAGACGCGCATCGCCGTGGCCGAGGCCGTGGCGCCGCAGCCGGATTCGGCCGCCATCGCGGGGTCGGACACGCTGGCCGTGGGCGATGCGGCGCCACTCGATGCCGATTTCTCCAATGTGATGGATGAGGGGGAGGCGTATCAGCCCAGCATCGGCGCCGGCGGGCGGATGGATTTCAGCGATGACCTCTCGGGCATCGAGGCCATGGCGGCCGCCGGGCCCAATCTGCGCGAACGCCTGGCCGAGCAGATCCGGCTGAATTTCGATGATGGCCGGGACCGGCTGATCGGCTCCGCCCTGCTGGCCATGCTGGAGCCTTCGGGGCGGCTCAGCCTCGATGCCGAAAGCCTGGCCGCCCGGCTGGGCTGCGCGGTGGCGGTGGTGGAGCGCGTCCGCCGCGCCATGCAGCGCTTCGAGCCGACGGGCATGTTCTGCGCCGATCTGCGCGAATGCCTGATGGTGCAGCTGCAGGAGGCCGGCCGCTGGGACCCCTATATGGAGCGGCTGCTGGACCACCTGCCCCTGCTGGCCAAGCGCGACATGCGCGGCCTGATGGAAGTCTGCGGCGTGGATGCCGAGGATCTGGCGGAGATGGTGGCCGAGCTGCGCCGCCTGAACCCCAAGCCCGGTGCGGGCGGCGATGACGAGCCGCTGAACATCATCCAGCCCGATGTGCTGATGCGCGCCAACCACGAGGGCGGCTGGGTGCTGGAGCTCAATCCCGAAACGCTGCCCCGCGTGCTGGTGAATCGCGGCTTCGCCGCCCGCTGCACGGTGGGCATGAAGGACCGCGAACAGAAAAGCTTCCTCGCCGAGCAGCTGCAAAGTGCCAATTGGCTGGTGAAGAGCCTGGAGCAGCGGGCCAATACCATCCTCAAGGTCGCGTCCGAGATCGTTCGCCGGCAGGATGGTTTCTTCCGCCACGGCGTCGGCCATTTGCGGCCCCTCATTCTGCGCGATGTGGCCGATGAGGTGGAGATGCATGAAAGCACCGTCAGCCGCGTCACGGCCAATAAATACATGGCGACACCGCGCGGGATGCTGGAGCTGAAATATTTCTTCACCACGGCCATCCAGGGCACGGCCGGGGGCGAATCCGTCAGCGCCGAGGCGGTGCGCCACCGCATTCGCGGCATGGTCCAGGCCGAGACGGTGGAGACCGTGCTCTCGGATGACGCGATCGTATTGCGGCTGCGTGAAGAAGGCGTGGACATCGCGAGGCGGACCGTGGCCAAATACCGGGAAGCGATGCGCATCCCGTCTTCGGTGCAGCGCAAACGCGAAAAGGCCGTCACGGCCTGA
- the raiA gene encoding ribosome-associated translation inhibitor RaiA, whose amino-acid sequence MHITVAGKQVATSDALRTHVEDGLGTITAKYFDHALEARVTFRKDAKGSAGGHFACDINLHAGRGLMMRGEGQGVDAHKAFDEAAEHVAKRLRRYRRRVNEHARSAATQREPQETMREYVVQAEEAGEDVAEVNGAEHPAVVAEPLGELHLLTVGEATMRLELAGHPVIVFRNRGSGGINVVYRRQDGHVGWIDPG is encoded by the coding sequence ATGCATATCACTGTCGCCGGCAAGCAGGTCGCCACCAGCGATGCTTTGCGCACCCATGTCGAGGATGGGCTGGGCACGATCACGGCGAAGTATTTCGACCATGCGCTGGAAGCGCGGGTCACCTTCCGCAAGGATGCCAAGGGGAGTGCCGGGGGGCACTTCGCCTGTGACATCAACCTCCATGCCGGGCGCGGGCTGATGATGCGCGGCGAAGGGCAGGGGGTGGATGCGCATAAGGCCTTTGACGAGGCGGCCGAGCATGTCGCCAAGCGGCTGCGACGCTACCGACGCCGCGTGAATGAACACGCCCGCAGTGCTGCGACGCAGCGCGAACCGCAGGAAACGATGCGTGAATACGTGGTGCAGGCCGAGGAAGCGGGCGAAGACGTCGCTGAGGTGAACGGCGCCGAACACCCGGCCGTGGTGGCGGAGCCGCTGGGCGAGCTGCACCTCCTGACGGTGGGGGAGGCGACCATGCGGCTGGAACTGGCCGGTCACCCGGTGATCGTCTTCCGCAACCGCGGGAGTGGCGGGATCAACGTGGTGTATCGCCGCCAGGACGGGCATGTCGGATGGATTGATCCGGGATGA
- a CDS encoding RidA family protein yields the protein MLLRMTVLALLAVAGLASAGMASAQTPRTLNGAGLDSPPTAALSPGIEANGLLFISGQLAYSAAARGIPADMDVTAQTEVVMQRIDAILRAEGLTMANIIKVTIFLTDFNDFLTMNAVYSRWVREPFPARSTIGVAFLPFRAKVEIEVIARR from the coding sequence ATGCTGCTTCGAATGACCGTCCTCGCGCTGCTGGCCGTTGCGGGCTTGGCCTCTGCCGGCATGGCTTCTGCGCAAACCCCGCGCACCCTGAACGGTGCGGGCCTGGATTCCCCGCCGACCGCGGCGCTCTCGCCCGGCATCGAGGCCAATGGCCTGCTCTTCATCAGCGGGCAGCTGGCCTATTCTGCGGCGGCGCGCGGCATTCCCGCCGATATGGACGTCACGGCACAGACGGAAGTCGTGATGCAGCGGATCGACGCCATTCTGCGCGCCGAGGGCCTGACCATGGCCAATATCATCAAGGTCACGATCTTCCTGACCGACTTCAACGACTTCCTGACCATGAACGCCGTCTATTCCCGCTGGGTGCGCGAGCCGTTCCCGGCGCGCTCCACCATCGGCGTGGCCTTCCTGCCCTTCCGCGCCAAGGTCGAGATCGAGGTGATCGCGCGGCGTTAG
- a CDS encoding ribonuclease D — MAKTLFTPAGAIHLHRQDLPPDLSLGPVIALDTETMGLDPRRDRLCLVQLSSGDGVAHLVQIIPGGGPSPNLVRMLEDAGVVKLFHFARFDVAALYQGIGATAAPLRCTKIASKLVRTYTDRHGLKDLCRDLLGVEISKQQQTSDWGAPDLTPEQCAYAASDVLHLHALWARLEALLVREGRLALAEECYRFLPARGKLDLMGYAEPDLFSH, encoded by the coding sequence ATGGCGAAGACTCTCTTCACACCCGCCGGCGCCATTCATCTTCATCGCCAGGATCTGCCGCCGGACCTTTCCCTCGGCCCCGTCATCGCCTTGGATACGGAGACGATGGGCCTTGATCCGCGGCGGGACCGACTTTGCCTCGTGCAGCTTTCCTCCGGCGATGGCGTGGCACATCTGGTGCAGATCATCCCCGGCGGCGGCCCCTCGCCGAACCTCGTGCGGATGCTGGAAGATGCGGGCGTGGTGAAGCTGTTCCACTTCGCCCGCTTTGACGTGGCCGCGCTGTATCAGGGCATCGGCGCCACGGCGGCACCGCTGCGCTGCACCAAGATCGCCTCCAAGCTGGTGCGCACCTATACGGACCGGCACGGGTTGAAGGATCTGTGCCGGGACCTGCTGGGCGTCGAAATCTCCAAGCAGCAGCAGACCAGCGACTGGGGTGCGCCCGACCTCACGCCCGAGCAATGCGCCTATGCCGCCAGTGACGTGCTGCACCTGCACGCCCTCTGGGCGCGGCTGGAGGCCCTGCTGGTGCGTGAAGGCCGCCTGGCTCTCGCGGAGGAGTGCTACCGCTTCCTGCCGGCGCGGGGGAAGCTGGATCTGATGGGGTATGCAGAGCCCGACCTGTTCTCACACTAG